The DNA region GCTGGACGCTGTACACCGAGCCGGTGCCGCAGTTGAAGGGCGTCACGGCCACGGGCAGTGCCGAGGCCAGCTACTACACGTGGGTGGACTGGTTCGACACGCTCGGCCTCGGCAAGAACACGCCGATCAACACCGGGAATGCGTCCGAGGGTCTGCTCGCACTGAAGGACGGCAAGTGGGTCGTGCTGCGCGTGCCCTATCCGCTCGGCTACTACACCAAGTGGATGGACGGTCGCATCGACGACCCCAACGCCGGCTGGAAGGGACGCGGCCTGTGGTCCACGGTGAGCACCCGCGCGCCGTTCCACATGGAAGGCGGCAAGGGCACGGCGCCGAAGATCGTCCGCTTCCAGTTGCGGCCGGACCCGCTCGCCAAGTGAGCGCAGCGTCACCCCTCGCGGAGACGTGGGCCATCGGCGCCCGCGTCTCCACCTACCTGCTGGCGGGTGTGCCTGCGGCGGCGCTCGACGGGTCGCCGTCGGGCAAGGGGCGCACCGTGCGTGACCTGTTCGCGCACATCCACGACGTGCGACTGCTGTGGCTCAAGGCGGCGCGGCCCGACCTGATGGAGGGCCTGGCGAAGATCGGGTCGGGCAGCACGGCCGATCACGCTGCACTGGCCGCGGCGCTCGACGCGTCAGCCGCCGCCATCGAACGGATGGTCGCCGAGGCGGCGGCGGGCGACGGGCGCGTCAAGGGGTTCAAGCCGCACGCGACGGCGTTTGTCGGCTACCTGTTGTCGCACGAAGCCCATCATCGCGGGCAGATCACGCAGGCGCTCCGGATTGCCGGCATGCCGCTCGACAAGAAGGTCTCGTTCGGGCTGTGGGAGTGGGGCGTGCGCTGAGCCCACGCCGCTCCGACGTGCGCGTCAGGGCAGCGCCTCGAGGCGACGCAGCACCTGCTGACGTCGCTCGTCCTTGCCCGCCACCGACAGGACCAGGTGGAGATCCTTCAGCACCGCCTTGGCGTTGAGGGCCGGGCCGACGCCGCCGTTGGCGAGTGGCTGATCCCAGTCGACGCGGCTGCCGACCTGTTGCAGGGTGTCGAGGAACCCATCGATCACTCGCGGGTCGGCATCGTCGCGACGCAACACCGAGGCGGCGGCCCTGGAGAGACGCTCGTCCTCGCCCCACTGGAACACCGTTGGCGCAGACGTGACGGTGATGGCGACGGCGTCGAGCAGCAGCCGTTGATGCGCCGTCGTCAGGAGCGGGTGGCGGCCGAGGAACTTCAGCAGGTCGGCCGTGTGTGCCGTGACGTGTACCCACCCCAGTCCGGGCTCGAAGCCCCGCCGGTCGGTGTTGGTCCGCAGTTGGTGCGACCCGAGGTCGACCAGCGCCGACACGGTGGAGGCGTCGAGGGCGTGCTGGCCGAGGTCGGCGGCCACCACGAGCGAGAGCCCGAGCGCGCTGAACGAGCGGTACAGCACCGCATCTCCGCCCTCGGGAACGGCACCGGCACGCAGCCCCGGCAACCACGCGGTCGCCAGGCGCTGGAGATCGGCATTGGACAGCCGCTTCTCGCGGACGACCCAGCGAGCGGTGATCCCGTAGCCACACCGGTCGCGCAGCACCGGGTCGGGATCCCCGAAATGACGTCCCAGTTCCAGCAGCAGGTCGACCGGCGCCTGCCCCAGCGGCACCGCGTACTCACTCTCGACGATGGCCGTCCAGAACGATCGGGGACGTCGGCCGGTGACGCCCGTCGCCACGCCCTGGGTCGCGCCGAGGCCACGCACCGACAACAGCACGCCCACGGCGGACAGGCCGGTGGCCAGCACGGCTCGCCGCCCCTGCCCCTCGATTGGCGCCATGCTCGCCTCCTACCTGATGACCGTGATCTCCCTGAACAGTACGGTCTGCGGCTCGTGGTGGTTCTGGATGCCGATGTAACCGACATCCGGTCGGCGGCCACGCACCGGCTCGTACGAGTGCTCGCGCGGCGGTACCGTCGAGCCTTCCACGAAGTCGTTCACGAGCACGCCATTGAGGCGCACCATCGTGCGAGGGCCGCGCAACTCGATCTCCATCGTGTTCCACTCGCCCACCGGCTTCTGCGGCTTGGCCAGGGCCGGACTCATCGAGTAGATCGCGCCGGTCGTGTGCCACGAGGTGCCGAACTTCTTCTGGTGCTCGGACAGCACGTAGTTGGACGGGAAATTCTCCAGGATCTGGATCTCGTAGCCGGTGTGCACCGCCTGCCACGCGTCCTTCGGCGGCTCGGGGATGCGCACGAAGATCCCGGAGTTGTCGTCGACCGTTGTCGTGCGATAGACGACGCGGATCACGCAGTCGCCGAACTTCTCGCCGGCGTAGTACAGCAACCCCATGCCGCCGACCGTCTTCAGCAGGCCGTTCTCGACGACGACCTGTCCGGCGCCGACGTGCGTCCAGCCCGTGAGGTCGCGCCCGTTGAACAGGGGGCGTTCCTCGGCATGGGTCACGTGGGCCGAGAGGGTCAGGGCCAGGGCGAGGACGACGCTGCGCATGCGCCGCACTTTACCGCAAGGCCCCGAGGCCGAGTCGCAGGCCGACGGCCGGATGACGAAGGCCGGCGACAGCCTACCGATTCGGCGGTATCGTGAACGGCGCATGCCTGGCCCGGTCCTCCCCCCACGCGCGGCCGACGCCGAACTCCACGCGCTGCTCGTGACGCTGGTGCTCGCCCTGTTCGTCGGGCCGCCGCTGACGCAGGCCGGCCTGGTGGGCCCGTGGCTGGTTCAGGTGCTGTTTGCGGCGATCGTCGCGGCCGGCGCGCTGGCCGTGGCACACCGGAGCCGCCCGGTGCTCCGCGTTGCCATGGCGGCGTTCGTCGCCGTCACGATGCTGGCCCGCTGGCAGCGGGACGCGGTCGGCACGCCGGGATGGCAGCTGGCCGACGCGGTGTGCTCGGCCCTGGCGATCGCCCTGTTCGCCGGAGTCATCCTCCGCCGGGTCTTCAGCGACGGCCCCATCACGCTGGGCCGGATCGAGGGGGCGGTGGCGGTCTACCTGCTGGTCGGCGTGCTCTGGGCCCTCCTCTACGAGGGCATCCTGCTGCGCGACCCGGGCGCCCTGGCGGTGGCGACCGGCCGCCCGGTGACCGAGTCCGACCTGAGCTACTACTCCTTCGTGACGCTCACCACCGTCGGCTACGGGGACGTCACGCCGGTGGCGCCCGTGGCCCGCTCCCTGGCGGTGATGGAAGCGCTGATCGGCCAGTTGTATCCGGCCGTCCTGATCGCGCGGCTGGTGTCGCTCGAGATCGCCCACCGCCCCCCGCGCACCTGAGGGAGCGGCCTCGACCTTGGTCAAGTTGCCCCAGTCGCAGCCCCCGCCGCAGGATTGGCGGATGAACATTTCCTTCCGTTCGTCGATTCTGGCCCTGTCGCTGACGATGGGCCTGGCGTTCACCGCATCCGCGCAGGACCAGTCGGCCTGGACGGCCGTGCAGCAGTTGCAGGCGGACCTCCGGGCGGACCGACAGGCCCTCGTCGCCGAGAACCTGCCGTTGTCGGACGGCGAGGCCCGGGCGTTCTGGCCGATGTACAAGGCCTACGTCGCGGAGCTCTCGAAGTCGGGCGACCGCAAGGCCAGCCTGATCGCGGCCTACGCGCAGAACTTCGACACGATGACCGACACCAAGGCCGACGCGTTCATGAAGGACTACCTGGCGATGGAGGCCGACCGCGTGAAAGTGCGCCAGAAGTACGCCAAGGAGGCCACCAAGGTCCTCGGCGCCCAGAAGGCGGCGCGCTGGATGCAGATCGAGACAAAGCTCGACACGATCGTGAACATGGGGATCGCCAGCGAGATCCCGCTCGTGCCGCTCAAGAAGTAGGCTGGTGCGCGTGAACGCCCGTCACCTGCTCCTGACCTTGGGCGCCAGCCTCCTGCTGGCGCCCGGCCTGCTCGCCCAACCCGCCGACGAGCCGCCGCCCACGGTCGGAGCCTCGTCGATCCTCTCGGCCACCGAGCTGCGTGGCCCGCATCACACCGTCGAGGAACGGGTGGCCACGCCGGGCTTCTTCCACGAGTTCACGATCACGTCCGAGTTCGGCACCTTCACCGCACTCGGCAAGCGTGAGCTCACGCGCTACGTCCGCGAGATCAACGCCCTGTACGAGCTCTCGCAGGTGTCCAAGTCGGACATCTTCATCGAGGCTGCCGGGCAATCGCTGGTCAACGTCGCCAAGGGCGCGACCAATGCGGTGACCAAGCCCGTGGACACGGCCAAGGGCGTCGGCAGCGGCCTGAAGCGCATGGGCACCAACCTCGGGCGCCGCAGCAAGCGGGCCGTCGACGAGATGGGCGACGACGATCCCGAGCTGTCCGAGGAGGAGAAGAAGGCCCAGGGCAGCGGCGCCACCAACGCCGCCTACGGCGTGCTCGGCGTCAACAGCGCGGTGCGCAAGTGGGCGGCGAAGGTGCAGGTCGACCCCTACACCACGAACCTCACCTTGAAGCAGGCCCTCGAGGGCATCGCGAAGGTGGACGCAGCCGGCAGCCTCACCACGAAGTTCGTGGTGCCCATCCCTCCGCTGGTCGGGCCTGCCGCCACCGTGGGAAACCTCGTGTGGTCGACCGACCCGGAAGAACTGCGGAAGATCAACGAGGCGCGTGCGAGGGAACTCGGCGTCACGTCCGATGACGCCAAGAAGTTCTTCCTGAACAACCGCCTCACGCTGACGATGCAGACCCGCCTGCTGGCGGCGCTGCACGCCGTCAAGCCCGGCAACGCGGCCGACTTCATCACGACCGTGACCGGCGCGCGCAGCGAGCGCGAGGCGCTCTTCTTCATCCACAGCGCCGAGATGCTGCAGGAACTCCACGCCAGGTCACCGGTGAAGGCCGTGCTGACCGACTCGCGGGCGCTCGTCGCCGTGACGCGCACCGGCGAGGGCGTCGCCCTGCTTCCCGTCGACTGGCTGCGCGAGACGAAGACGGCCGTTGCCACGATGACCGAGGCGGCGGCGCGGGCGCGCAAGGAACTCGGCGCGACGACCCTGCGCCTCCAGACCGAGGCCCACCTCACCGAGCGCGCGAAGGCCGCGTTCTCGGCGGCCGGGTGGACGATCTGACGTCTGACGTTTGACGTTTGACGTTTGACGTTTGACGTTTGACGTTTGACGTTTGACGTTTGACGTTGTCGGCAATCGGCAATCGGCAGTCGAGAATGCGATGGCCGGCCAGTCATCACGCTCGGCCGGCCCTTTTCGTTTGGGCGTGTCGCGGGCTTCGGCTACCCTCAGCGCCGGAGCCCCTCATGCGCCTTCCTGCCCTGCTGTTGCTCGGCCTCGCCCTTCAGGCCGCGCCCGTCGTGTCGCCGTCGCCGGCCTGGCAGGACGTGCCCGCCAGCGAGTGGCGCACGCTCTTCAACGGGCGCGATCTCTCGGGATGGACGGTCAAGCTCGCCCACCACGAGGTCGGTGACAACTACGCCGACACGTTCCGCGTCGAGGACGGCGTCATCGCCGTGCGCTACGACAAGTACGGCGACGACTTCGGGGCGCGCTTCGGTCACCTGTTCTTCGACGAGCCGTTCTCCTACTACGTGCTCTCGCTGGAGTACCGGATTCGTGGGTCGCAACAGAAGGGCGGGCCCTCGTACGCGCGCCTGAACAGCGGCGTGATGATCCACAGCCAGGCGCCTCGCACGATCCTGAAGGATCAGGACTGGCCCATCTCGGTCGAAGCGCAGTTCCTGGCCGGCAACCAGACCACGATGAACGTGTGCACGCCGGGCACCGAGATCTTCATGGGCGGCACGATGGTCAAGGCCCACTGCACCAACTCCTCGTCGCGCCGCTACGTCGAGGACGGCCAGTGGGTGTCGGTGCAGGTGGAAGTCCTCGGCAACGAACACGTCCGCCACTACATCGACGGGCAGTTGGTCCTCGCCTACGAGCGCCCGACGATCGGCGGCGGCGTGGCCACCGGCTTCGACCCCGCCGTGAAGGTCGACGGCACGCCGCTGGCCTCCGGCTACATCGGACTGCAGGCCGAGAGCCAGCCCGTCGAGTTCCGGAACATCCGCCTCCTCGACCTGTCCGGCTGCATGGACAAGGCGTCGCGCGCATACCGCCCCTGGTTCGTCCATGCCGACGCAGCGGCATGTCGCCGATAGGGGCCGAGCTCGCGCCGCGGGAACGAGCCACCTGCCGTAGGATTGGGCCGTGACCAACCTCATGCCTCGGCGTCACGCTCGCGCGGTGGCCATCCTGATCGGCCTGCTCGCCCTTGCGACGCTGTCGCCACTCGCCTTCGCGCAGCCGCCTGCAGCAGCCACGCAACCCGCCCCGGCCGCCGAGCCTTCCCTCGCCACCGATCGCCGGCTGGTGCAGCGCGTGCCGGAGGCCGAGCACGCCGAGCTGCGCCTGGCCAATCGCCTCATCGTGGTGTTCCGTGCAGCCATCCTGCCGCGCCGACCGAAGGAGCGCGTCGAGAGTGCCCTGCGGCGGCTGGATGCCCTGGTCGAGGACAACCTCACCGGCCCGGTGACGACGCGGACCTTCGCCGGGGCCACCGTGCTCGTCGTGGCGGGGCGCGACGCGTTCGCGCTGGTGCCTGACGACGTCGATGAGGGCGGCGCCGAGGACCTGCAGGCCCTCGCCCTCTCGACCGCCGCACAACTGGAACTCGCCCTCGCCGAAGCGGCCGAGGCGCGGACGCCCAGGCGGCTCCTCGTGGCCGGGCTCCGCACGCTGCTCGCGACCATCCTCCTGGCGCTCGCGCTGGTCGCCCTGCATCGCCTGCATCGCCTGGTGACGCGTCGCGCGTTCCTCGCCGCGCAGGCCGGGCTGGCGCGCACGCGGGTCGGCGACGGCCACATCGTGCGCAGTTCGCGGCTGTACGACGCGGTGCGTCGCGTGGCGCGCTTCATCGCGCTGGCCGTGGCGGCCTTCCTGATCTACGCCTGGCTGGCCTACACGCTGCAGCTGTTCCCCGTCACCCGTCCGTGGGGCGAGGCGCTCGGCGGCTACCTCGTCGCCACCGGCAAGAGCCTCGCGTGGGGCGCGGTACTGGCGCTGCCCGGCCTGTTCACGGCGGCGATCATCTTCCTTTGCGCGCGCTTCGCGGTGCGCCTCGTGACGCTGCTGTTCAACGCCATCGAGCAGGATCGACTCAAGGTGACCGCCTTGAGCGGCCCGCGCGCCGCGCCGACGCGGCGCCTGGTCACGACCTTGATCTGGCTGTTCGCCGTGGTGGTCGCGTACCCCTACCTGCCCGGGAGCAACACGGAGGCCTTCAAGGGCGTGAGCGTGTTCGTCGGCCTGGTCGTCTCGCTCGGCTCGAGCGGCATCGTCAGCCAGTACATGAGCGGCTTCATGCTGACCTACAGCGACGCGCTCGCGCCCGGCGAGTACGTGCGCGCCGGCGACGTCGAGGGCACCGTGCGATCGCTCGGCATGCTGTCGACCAAGATCGTGACGCCGCGCAACGAGGAGGTCACGATCCCGAACGCGGTCATGATCGCCGGGACGACGACCAACTACTCGCGACGCGCGGCGCAGGGCGTGCTGGCCCCTGCCGTGGTCACCATCGGGTACGACACGCCGTGGCGCCAGGTGGAGGCGATGCTGCTGCTCGCCGCCTCGCGCACGCCGGGCCTGCGCGCCGTGCCGGCGCCCGAGGTGTGGCAGACGGCGCTCGCGGACTTCTACATCGAGTACACGCTCCTGGTGTGCGTGGACGACCCGACCGCCCGCGTCGTGGTGCTGTCGCGCCTGCACGCCGAGATCCAGGACGCCTTCAACGAACACGGCGTCCAGATCATGTCGCCCCACTACGTGCTCGATCCGAAGGCAGCCAAGGTGGTGCCCCCGTCCCAGTGGTATCCGGCCCCGGCCAGGCGCCCCGACGAGGGCGCCTGAGCGGGCGACGGCACGCGGCGTCCGCGGCGCGACTCAGACGGCGGCCGCTTCCTCGACGGGCGCGACCTGCCATGCGCGCAGTTGCGCGAACAGGCGCGCCTGCTGCGCGAACAGGTCGTGGTTCACCGCGGCTGCGCCCGCCCCCTGCGGCGCCTTGAGGTAGAACGACAGCCACTCCTGCACGCCCGACGAACCGGCCCGGTGGGCCAGGTCGAGGAACAGCGCGAGGTCGAGCACGATCGGTGCGGCCAGGATCGAGTCGCGGCACAGGAAGTCGACCTTGATCTGCATCGGGTAGCCGAGCCAGCCGAAGATGTCGAGGTTGTCCCAGCCTTCCTTGTCGTCACCACGCGGCGGGTAGTAGTTGATGCGCACCACGTGGTCGAGACGGCCGTACAGATCCGGGTAGGTCCCGGGCTCGAGGATGCTGTCGAGCACGCCGAGCTTGGAGACTTCCTTGGACTTGAAGTTCTCGGGGGCATCGAGCACTTCCCCGTCGCGGTTGCCGAGGATGTTCGTCGAGTACCAGCCTCGCAGGCCGAGCATCCGCGCCTTGATGCCCGGCGCGAGGAGCGTCTTCATCCACGTCTGGCCCGTCTTGAAGTCCTTCCCGGCGACGGGGACGCCACGGACCTGCGCGAGCTCGGTCATGCACGGCAGGTCGAGCGTGAGGTTCGGCGCGCCGTTGGCGAAGGGCACGCCCGCCATCAGCGCGGCATACGCGTAGATCTGGCTCGGCGCGATGGCCGGATCGTTGGTCTTCAGCCCCTGCTCGAAGGTCGCGACCGAGGCGTGCACCGGCGCAGGCGCCGACCAGGCTTCCGTCGAGCCGCACCAGACCATCACCAACCGGTCGCAGCGGTGGCGCACCTTGAAGTCGGCCATGTCGTCCATCAGGGCGTGCGCCTGGTCCCACTTCGAGGCGAGCGGCTTGACGTTGGGGCCATCCAGCCGGGAGACCCAGCGGCGGTCGAAGACGGCCGGCATCGTCACGATGCGCGCCAGCTCGTCGGCGATCGGGTCGATGTCGGCCGCGGCGAGCACGCGGGCCGTGCGGGCCGCGTCCAGTGCCGTCGTGGAGATGGGATCCCAGCCCCCGAACACGAGATCGTCGAGCGTGGCGAGAGGCACCGCGTCGCGCACGAAGCGCCGGTCGGCGGTGTCGGTCGCGGGCAGGTGCGCGAGCTGGCTCAGCGAGCCGATCGGGACGGCGCGCCCCTGGCGCGCGGCGATCACGCCAGCCATGAACGTCGAGGCCACGGCGCCGAGGCCTGGGGTGAGCACGCCGAGGCGGCCGGTCGGGGGAGTCGGATGGGACGTCGTCATGCCCACCGACCATAAGCAGATATTCACGACATGGCACTTCGGTGAAGCAACGCTGAACTATCATCAAGCGATGCTTCCCGACCTCTCGATTCGCCAGCTCGAGTACCTGGTCGCCGTCGACGAGACCGCCACGTGGGCACAGGCCGCGGCGACCGTCGGGGTGAGCGCGTCGGCGTTGTCGCAGGGCCTGGCGGAGCTCGAGCGGCGCCTCGGCGTGCCGCTCTTCGATCGGGAGTCACGCCGGCGGCAGCTGCGACCCGCGGCCGCGCCCGTGCTCGCGCACGCGCGACAGGTGCTCGGCCTCACCGGCGACCTGGCGCGCTGGGCCGACCGGGTGCGACGGGGCGTGGCCGGCCGGGTCCGGCTGGGGATGATCGATGCGGCCGCCGTCGTGCACTTCCCCGATCACCTCCAGGCCTTCCGCGCGGCACATCCGGAGATCGAGTTGCTGCTGCGCGTGGCGCCGTCGGCGACGCTCTTCAAGCTGCTGGCCGCCGGCCACGTAGATCTGGTGGTCGGCGTGGCGCCGCCGCGGCCGCCGTCCCACTGCACGATGACGGCGGTGCGCACCGAGACCCTGTCGGTCTACGGGCCACCCGGCCGCACCGTGGGGCGGCCGGCGTCCTGGGGCCCATGGGTGCTCTTCCCCGCCGGTTCGCACACGCGGGCCCTCGTGGTCGCCGAACTGCGCCGCCTCGGCGCGCCACTCGAGGTCGTCGCCGAGAGCCACCAACCGGAGGTCCTGCGCGAGATGGTCAGGCTGGGCGCCGGATGGACCGTCCTGCCGGCTGCGCAGGCCGAGGACGGGCATCGCCCGCTGCAGGGGGGACGAGCGCTCGTGACGCGGCAACTGGTGCTGGCCACGCGCGACAGCGCGGCGCCCGACCCCGCCGTGGCGCTGCTCGCCACGCGGCTGCAACAGGACCGCCCCGGTCGCCCCCGGCGAGGCAGGCCCGGGGTACGCCCGGGAGTGTAGACTCGCCGGTTGGGATGAGCACCTCGTACAAGGACCTCGTCAGCCAGCTCCGATCCGCCTTCCCCGCGCCCGTCTCCGACCGCCTGCACGACGCGTACTTCGTGTTCTCGTGCCTGCGCGCGCTCGACCAGGTGGACGCGCTCAAGTCGGCGGCCCCGATGCTGGGGACGCCCGTCACGCTGGACTACGACGCCGCGCGGCGACGGCGGGTCGGCGAGCACCCGATGACCCTCGAGGCGGTCACGAGCGAGCTCGTGCAGTACCTGTCGGGCATGTTCATCTGGGGGCATCCGCGCGCCCAGATCAACGTCGTGCCGCCGCCCACGATCCCCAGCATCATCGGTGGACTGCTGCCCTCGATCTACAACCCGAACCTGGTGAGCGACGAGTCGTCGCGGCAGGTGTCGATCGCGGAGGTCGAGGCCATCGCGATGACTGCCGGGCTGGTCGGCTACGACCCGGCGGTCGCCGACGGGGTGTTCACCTTCGGCGGCACGGGCACGCTGATGTACGCCGGCAAGATCGGCCTCGAGAAGGCGATGCCCGGCGTGCGCGAGTCGGGGCTGCGCGAGCCGGCCGTGCTGGTGTGTTCCGATCGCGCCCACTACGCGAACCTCACCGTGGCCAACTGGCTCGGGCTCGGCGAGGCGCAGGTCGTGAAGGTGCCCTCGACCGACGACAACGAGATCCGCATCGACGCCTACACGCGGGAGCTCACGTCGCTGGTCGATGCCGGCGCGCGCATCGCGTGCATCGTCGCCACCATGGGCACGACCGACGCCTTCGGGCTCGACGACCTGGCCGCCATGGTGCGGGTGCGCGACGAGCTCGTGCAGTCGCGCGGGCTCGACTACGTGCCCCACGTGCACGCCGACGCCGTCATCGGCTGGGCGTGGAGCGTGTTCAACGACTACGACTTCGACGGCAACCCGCTCGGGTTCCGCCACCGCACCGTGCGTGCGCTGGCCGGCACGGCCCGCCGCATCCGGCACCTCGGCCTGGCCGACTCGCTCGGCGTCGACTACCACAAGACCGGATTCACGCCCTACATCTCGAGCGCGGTGCTGGTGAAGGACGGGCGCGACCTCACCCGCCTGGCGCGACGCGAGGAAGACACGCCCTACATCTTCCAGTCGGGCGAGCGGCACCCGGGCAGGTACACCATCGAGACTTCGCGGGCCGGCAGCGGCCCGCTGGCGGCGCTGGCCAACCTGCGGCTGTTCGGCCGGCAGGGACTGCAGGCGCTGCTCGGTCACCTGGTGGCCATGGCGGAGGAACTGCGCGAGCAGCTCGAGGGCCATCCGTCCACCACGGTGCTCAACGGCGACAACTTCGGGCCGGTGACCCTGTTCCGGGTGTATCCCGACGACGTGGACACGTTCGCGATGCCGGAACAGGAGCGGCGCGACCCGGCGTATCGCGAGCGCTTGCTGGCCCACAACGCGTACAACCGACGGGTCTTCGAGTTGATTCAGGCCGATGCGCTGCAGGGGGTCGGCGTGGTGATCTCGCTGACCGACTGCTACCGCGAGAGCGAGTACGGCGAACCCATCGTGGCGCTCAAGTCCTACATCCTGAGCCCGTTCTCCGACGAGGCGCAGGTGCACGCGGTGCTCGACTCGATCGCCAAGGCACGCCGCGCCATCGCCGCCGGCGCCTGAACCTCCGCCACTCGGCGGCGGCTACTCGAACTCGAGTCCTTCGTGCGCGAGCACGATGGTCTCGATGGCGACCGCCCCGTCGATCGTCGAGAGGTGCGGTCCCTCCCATCGGGTGATCCAGGCCTGTCGGAGCGTCCACGCGCCGACGGGATTGCGGTCCTCGTCGAGCAGCACGATGCGGACGGTGCGGCGCTGCACCTGGCCGTCGAGGCCGGTCCTGAACCACTGCCACATGTCGCGGTCGGCCGTGAATCCGCGCTTCAGGGTCACGTCGCCGAACTTCCGCAGGCCGGGGAGCTTGCGGGCGTGGGCCCGGTCACCGCCCTCGCGATAGTCGAACGGCTCGATCTCGGCGGCCAGCCCGGACACCTCCGTGAAGCCGGCCGGCGTGGCGCCGTCGATCTCGACGAGGAACTTGAAGTTGGCGTAGGGATCCTGTCGGCTCATGCCTGCCATTAACGCGACACGGGCCTCCGGCGCACACGGGCGGGGGGCAGGCAGGTTCGCCGTGACGCGCCGCCACGACGACGCCTCAGGCATGACGTAGAATACGGCCTCGGTTCCCACCGGGCACGAGCCGAGAGGCCGACACGGTCAAGACGGCTCGTGATGGCCGCGCCGGGGACGCAAGGACGAACGTCGGAGCTCCTCACATATGTCGCCGGACACCGCGAGGGTCGTCTTGGCACCTTCCCGAGAGACGGCCGCGGAACGTGTCGAGTTCGAGACGTTGATCTCGGACATCTCGGCGCGGCTGATCGCCGCGGCGCCGGAGCGGGTCGAGCCGGCCATCAAGGCCGCGCTCGAAGACGTCCGGACCTTCTTCCAGGCCGACCGCTGCGCCTTCGTGCGGGTCGAGGCTGACCAGACGTTCGCCAACGTGGCGTACGGCGCGTACGCCGAGGGACTGCCCTCCCTTCCGACCGACCTGAACCTGGTCCAGGCGTTTCCCTGGGCTCGTCACAAGCTCCTCGTGGAGCGCGTCCCGGCGGTCGTCCGCCGGCTGGCCGATCTCCCGCCCGAGGCGGCAATCGACCGCGCGAGCTGGGACCAGCATTCCCCCATTCGTTCGCACCTCGCGGTTCCGATCCCCGGGGAACCGGCGGTACGCCACATCGTGGCGATCCACTGGGCGGCGCGCGAGTGCCAGTTCCCGGACTCGTGCGTGCCGCGCCTTCGCGTGCTCGGCGAGATGATCGTCAACGCGCTGCGACGCAAGCAGGCCTTCGACGACCTGCGGGCGAGCGAGGAGCGACTTGATCTCGCTGCCGCCTC from Luteitalea sp. TBR-22 includes:
- a CDS encoding DinB family protein, whose product is MSAASPLAETWAIGARVSTYLLAGVPAAALDGSPSGKGRTVRDLFAHIHDVRLLWLKAARPDLMEGLAKIGSGSTADHAALAAALDASAAAIERMVAEAAAGDGRVKGFKPHATAFVGYLLSHEAHHRGQITQALRIAGMPLDKKVSFGLWEWGVR
- a CDS encoding DUF2785 domain-containing protein, with product MAPIEGQGRRAVLATGLSAVGVLLSVRGLGATQGVATGVTGRRPRSFWTAIVESEYAVPLGQAPVDLLLELGRHFGDPDPVLRDRCGYGITARWVVREKRLSNADLQRLATAWLPGLRAGAVPEGGDAVLYRSFSALGLSLVVAADLGQHALDASTVSALVDLGSHQLRTNTDRRGFEPGLGWVHVTAHTADLLKFLGRHPLLTTAHQRLLLDAVAITVTSAPTVFQWGEDERLSRAAASVLRRDDADPRVIDGFLDTLQQVGSRVDWDQPLANGGVGPALNAKAVLKDLHLVLSVAGKDERRQQVLRRLEALP
- a CDS encoding DUF1080 domain-containing protein, translating into MRSVVLALALTLSAHVTHAEERPLFNGRDLTGWTHVGAGQVVVENGLLKTVGGMGLLYYAGEKFGDCVIRVVYRTTTVDDNSGIFVRIPEPPKDAWQAVHTGYEIQILENFPSNYVLSEHQKKFGTSWHTTGAIYSMSPALAKPQKPVGEWNTMEIELRGPRTMVRLNGVLVNDFVEGSTVPPREHSYEPVRGRRPDVGYIGIQNHHEPQTVLFREITVIR
- a CDS encoding potassium channel family protein, whose translation is MPGPVLPPRAADAELHALLVTLVLALFVGPPLTQAGLVGPWLVQVLFAAIVAAGALAVAHRSRPVLRVAMAAFVAVTMLARWQRDAVGTPGWQLADAVCSALAIALFAGVILRRVFSDGPITLGRIEGAVAVYLLVGVLWALLYEGILLRDPGALAVATGRPVTESDLSYYSFVTLTTVGYGDVTPVAPVARSLAVMEALIGQLYPAVLIARLVSLEIAHRPPRT
- a CDS encoding DUF1080 domain-containing protein, giving the protein MRLPALLLLGLALQAAPVVSPSPAWQDVPASEWRTLFNGRDLSGWTVKLAHHEVGDNYADTFRVEDGVIAVRYDKYGDDFGARFGHLFFDEPFSYYVLSLEYRIRGSQQKGGPSYARLNSGVMIHSQAPRTILKDQDWPISVEAQFLAGNQTTMNVCTPGTEIFMGGTMVKAHCTNSSSRRYVEDGQWVSVQVEVLGNEHVRHYIDGQLVLAYERPTIGGGVATGFDPAVKVDGTPLASGYIGLQAESQPVEFRNIRLLDLSGCMDKASRAYRPWFVHADAAACRR
- a CDS encoding mechanosensitive ion channel family protein; the protein is MTNLMPRRHARAVAILIGLLALATLSPLAFAQPPAAATQPAPAAEPSLATDRRLVQRVPEAEHAELRLANRLIVVFRAAILPRRPKERVESALRRLDALVEDNLTGPVTTRTFAGATVLVVAGRDAFALVPDDVDEGGAEDLQALALSTAAQLELALAEAAEARTPRRLLVAGLRTLLATILLALALVALHRLHRLVTRRAFLAAQAGLARTRVGDGHIVRSSRLYDAVRRVARFIALAVAAFLIYAWLAYTLQLFPVTRPWGEALGGYLVATGKSLAWGAVLALPGLFTAAIIFLCARFAVRLVTLLFNAIEQDRLKVTALSGPRAAPTRRLVTTLIWLFAVVVAYPYLPGSNTEAFKGVSVFVGLVVSLGSSGIVSQYMSGFMLTYSDALAPGEYVRAGDVEGTVRSLGMLSTKIVTPRNEEVTIPNAVMIAGTTTNYSRRAAQGVLAPAVVTIGYDTPWRQVEAMLLLAASRTPGLRAVPAPEVWQTALADFYIEYTLLVCVDDPTARVVVLSRLHAEIQDAFNEHGVQIMSPHYVLDPKAAKVVPPSQWYPAPARRPDEGA
- a CDS encoding inositol-3-phosphate synthase, which gives rise to MTTSHPTPPTGRLGVLTPGLGAVASTFMAGVIAARQGRAVPIGSLSQLAHLPATDTADRRFVRDAVPLATLDDLVFGGWDPISTTALDAARTARVLAAADIDPIADELARIVTMPAVFDRRWVSRLDGPNVKPLASKWDQAHALMDDMADFKVRHRCDRLVMVWCGSTEAWSAPAPVHASVATFEQGLKTNDPAIAPSQIYAYAALMAGVPFANGAPNLTLDLPCMTELAQVRGVPVAGKDFKTGQTWMKTLLAPGIKARMLGLRGWYSTNILGNRDGEVLDAPENFKSKEVSKLGVLDSILEPGTYPDLYGRLDHVVRINYYPPRGDDKEGWDNLDIFGWLGYPMQIKVDFLCRDSILAAPIVLDLALFLDLAHRAGSSGVQEWLSFYLKAPQGAGAAAVNHDLFAQQARLFAQLRAWQVAPVEEAAAV
- a CDS encoding LysR family transcriptional regulator is translated as MLPDLSIRQLEYLVAVDETATWAQAAATVGVSASALSQGLAELERRLGVPLFDRESRRRQLRPAAAPVLAHARQVLGLTGDLARWADRVRRGVAGRVRLGMIDAAAVVHFPDHLQAFRAAHPEIELLLRVAPSATLFKLLAAGHVDLVVGVAPPRPPSHCTMTAVRTETLSVYGPPGRTVGRPASWGPWVLFPAGSHTRALVVAELRRLGAPLEVVAESHQPEVLREMVRLGAGWTVLPAAQAEDGHRPLQGGRALVTRQLVLATRDSAAPDPAVALLATRLQQDRPGRPRRGRPGVRPGV